A window from Nitrospirota bacterium encodes these proteins:
- the rpmA gene encoding 50S ribosomal protein L27, with translation MAHKKGQGSIRNGRDSNAQRLGIKCFGGQVVPAGSILVRQRGTKFHPGFNVGKGGDDSLFAKISGVVQFERVGRDRKRVSVYPVM, from the coding sequence ATGGCACACAAAAAAGGTCAGGGAAGCATACGAAACGGGCGTGACAGTAATGCCCAGAGGCTTGGCATAAAGTGCTTCGGCGGGCAGGTCGTTCCTGCTGGTTCCATTCTGGTTCGTCAGCGCGGAACCAAATTTCATCCTGGATTTAACGTAGGAAAAGGCGGGGATGATTCCCTGTTTGCCAAGATTTCAGGTGTTGTCCAGTTTGAAAGGGTGGGGAGAGACAGGAAAAGGGTTAGTGTATATCCAGTGATGTAG
- the proB gene encoding glutamate 5-kinase, whose product MKLSDERVDLLHNVRRIVIKIGSRVLASSARGINALRIKRIIKEIALLRQEGYEVVIVSSGAIAAGMKELGLSNKPKGIPLKQAAAAIGQSKLIQMYERNFSRFGIKAAQILLTRDDITDRRRFLNARNTLITLLSYGIVPVINENDTVAIDEIKFGDNDLLSGLVTNVVDADILIILSDIEGLFTADPSIHPDARLVPLVRDINKDIENFAGDSRTIEGTGGMASKVQAAKKAAGYGIPAIIMSGSKPGLLVNALRGSDVGTIFLPRKSRLTSRKHWIAYALHTSGYLVLDNGAKDALLLRGKSLLPSGVLDIKGHFEAGDAVTCEDGEGKAFAKGLTNYSSREIEKIKGRKTGDIAAILGYKDYDEVIHRDNLVIL is encoded by the coding sequence ATGAAACTGTCAGATGAACGGGTAGACTTACTTCACAATGTCAGGCGCATTGTTATCAAGATAGGCAGCAGGGTGCTTGCCTCATCTGCCCGTGGCATCAACGCCCTTAGAATAAAAAGAATAATAAAAGAAATAGCGCTTCTTCGTCAGGAAGGGTACGAGGTGGTAATAGTATCATCCGGTGCAATAGCCGCCGGGATGAAGGAGCTTGGACTCAGCAATAAACCAAAAGGAATCCCCCTGAAGCAGGCTGCGGCTGCTATTGGTCAGAGCAAATTGATCCAGATGTATGAGAGAAACTTCAGCCGCTTTGGCATTAAGGCTGCACAAATCCTGCTGACCCGTGATGATATCACTGACAGGAGGCGGTTTTTAAATGCCAGAAATACCCTTATAACCCTGTTGTCATATGGCATAGTCCCTGTTATAAATGAAAATGATACTGTAGCCATTGATGAGATCAAATTCGGAGATAATGACCTGTTATCAGGACTTGTTACTAACGTAGTTGATGCCGACATTCTTATCATACTTTCTGACATTGAGGGATTATTTACCGCGGACCCTTCAATTCACCCGGATGCAAGGCTGGTACCGCTTGTGCGGGATATTAACAAGGACATAGAAAACTTTGCCGGTGACTCCCGTACCATCGAAGGGACAGGGGGGATGGCTTCAAAGGTTCAGGCGGCAAAAAAGGCGGCCGGATACGGGATACCAGCAATTATTATGAGCGGCAGTAAGCCGGGGCTCCTCGTTAATGCGCTCAGAGGCAGTGATGTCGGAACAATATTTCTTCCCCGGAAATCAAGGCTCACAAGCAGGAAGCACTGGATAGCATATGCCCTGCATACAAGTGGTTACCTGGTCCTCGATAATGGGGCTAAAGACGCCCTGCTGTTGCGCGGGAAGAGCTTGCTCCCATCCGGGGTTCTGGATATTAAAGGGCATTTCGAAGCAGGAGATGCTGTGACATGTGAGGATGGAGAGGGAAAGGCATTTGCCAAGGGCCTGACAAACTATAGTTCAAGGGAGATTGAAAAGATAAAGGGTAGAAAGACAGGTGACATCGCGGCGATATTGGGTTATAAGGATTATGATGAGGTGATACACCGTGATAACCTTGTAATCTTGTAG
- the obgE gene encoding GTPase ObgE, with amino-acid sequence MLSGAFLYKSMFIDRIKIFVHAGDGGNGCISFRREAYVPRGGPNGGHGGKGGDVVVETSSNLYTLLDQKYHQHYIAKRGAHGKGKDMRGRDGSDVVVKVPVGTMVYDFETSELIADLTHDGEQVIVASGGRGGLGNAAFATSVNRTPRYAQPGEKGQERWLLLELKLLADVGVIGLPNAGKSTLLSAVSAARPKIADYPFTTLNPNLGVAGYGREKSFIMADIPGLIEGAHEGKGLGFQFLRHVERTSVLLHLVDISDGAVLPPVEALETINRELSLYQTDLSDKVQVVAGTKTDAMTSEDRLKELAAYCKKKRLKFFPISAATGYGVKEVMSYLGKLLEKSRAKAEDAADKARVKEPGVHKV; translated from the coding sequence ATGTTATCTGGGGCATTTTTGTATAAATCAATGTTCATAGACAGGATAAAAATATTTGTTCATGCCGGCGATGGCGGAAATGGCTGTATAAGCTTCAGGCGTGAGGCATATGTGCCGCGCGGCGGACCCAATGGAGGGCATGGAGGCAAGGGAGGAGACGTTGTTGTAGAAACTTCCTCCAACCTGTACACCCTTCTTGACCAGAAGTACCACCAGCACTATATTGCAAAGCGTGGCGCTCATGGCAAAGGGAAAGACATGCGCGGCAGGGATGGTTCTGATGTGGTCGTTAAGGTTCCGGTAGGTACCATGGTCTATGATTTTGAGACCAGCGAGCTTATTGCAGACCTTACACACGACGGGGAACAGGTAATAGTTGCCAGCGGCGGCCGCGGTGGACTTGGCAATGCTGCATTCGCAACCTCTGTCAACCGGACGCCGAGATATGCCCAGCCTGGGGAAAAGGGGCAGGAGCGATGGCTTCTGCTTGAACTTAAATTATTGGCTGACGTTGGAGTAATCGGCCTGCCTAATGCAGGCAAGTCTACACTCCTGTCTGCCGTATCTGCAGCACGTCCCAAAATAGCCGATTATCCCTTTACAACGCTCAATCCAAATCTGGGAGTTGCAGGTTACGGCAGGGAAAAGAGCTTTATCATGGCAGATATCCCAGGTCTTATAGAGGGCGCTCACGAAGGAAAGGGGCTCGGTTTTCAGTTTCTCAGGCATGTGGAGAGGACATCCGTGCTGCTGCATCTTGTAGATATATCAGATGGTGCCGTACTCCCGCCTGTTGAGGCCCTTGAGACGATCAACAGGGAACTTTCCTTATACCAGACGGACCTGTCGGATAAAGTCCAGGTGGTAGCCGGGACAAAGACCGATGCGATGACGAGCGAAGACAGGCTAAAAGAGCTTGCAGCTTATTGTAAGAAAAAAAGATTAAAGTTTTTTCCAATTTCAGCAGCAACAGGCTACGGAGTGAAAGAGGTCATGAGTTACCTGGGGAAATTGTTGGAAAAGAGTAGAGCGAAGGCAGAGGATGCAGCAGATAAAGCCCGGGTTAAAGAACCGGGTGTTCACAAAGTATGA
- the rplU gene encoding 50S ribosomal protein L21 — protein sequence MYAIVETGGKQQRVSTGDVISIEKVAGDEGSTIEFDKVLAVGSGDSVVIGKPYVANAKVVGSIVSQYRDKKVLVFKKKRRKNYRRTNGHRQCLTRVRIVEVKG from the coding sequence TAGAAACAGGGGGCAAACAGCAAAGGGTATCAACCGGAGATGTTATTTCCATTGAAAAGGTGGCCGGTGATGAAGGATCAACCATAGAGTTTGACAAGGTCCTTGCAGTTGGCAGCGGAGACAGTGTTGTTATCGGGAAACCATATGTTGCCAATGCAAAGGTCGTAGGCAGTATCGTGTCTCAGTACAGGGATAAGAAGGTGCTTGTTTTCAAAAAGAAGCGCAGGAAGAATTACAGGCGCACAAATGGTCACAGACAGTGTCTGACGAGGGTCAGGATTGTTGAAGTAAAAGGATAA